The sequence AAGTGACCTATCATTGAAGGAGCCATGCAAAGGGAGAGAAGCCATGCTGGAGAATCTGTGTGAAGAGAGTAAACTTGGAAGCCTCATCAAGGCATCCTCTGCTGCTGCAGTACAATTACTCTTTTGCCCTTTTTTGGCAAGTGTTCTTTctctcttatgagcattttggtGCCCTCCGAGAGCTTGTGAACTGTAAAATTTTCTCCGGCAATAATTGCAGGAGAAAACCCTTGGCTTGAAATCAGTAGTAGCAGTAGTAGTAGTGGTAGCACCTTTGGGACTGGAAGTCTCTGATGAAGAGTTTCTTGATGTGTTGTTTGAATCAAAACAGTTGATGAGGTTGAGTTCCGGCTTCGACCCATGATCAGATTTCTTGTTTGAGAGGCTTAGATCCAATGCAAGATTACGGATTTGATCTTGAGGGTGTCCTTGGTGATGATCTTGTACAGATGGTTGCTTTTCTGCACTTGGGGTTACCATATTTGGGCCTTCGAGTAGGTTTGGTGGTAGTGGTGCCTCTGAGCGTGGGAAAATGCTTGAGTTTTCAGAGAGGGATGGATCAGATGCATGGGGCTTCATGAGGAAAAGATGTGAGAATTTTCT is a genomic window of Malus domestica chromosome 09, GDT2T_hap1 containing:
- the LOC103421856 gene encoding zinc finger protein 1-like, which translates into the protein MKPHASDPSLSENSSIFPRSEAPLPPNLLEGPNMVTPSAEKQPSVQDHHQGHPQDQIRNLALDLSLSNKKSDHGSKPELNLINCFDSNNTSRNSSSETSSPKGATTTTTATTDFKPRVFSCNYCRRKFYSSQALGGHQNAHKRERTLAKKGQKSNCTAAAEDALMRLPSLLSSHRFSSMASLPLHGSFNDRSLGIQVHSTIHKPCYQSNTFGENNNGNYGWFRRPIDHQHAIGRLVSPNNVFHVQGGVGSSSSPSSGGVGRFSYSTNGRKFSPVAEGIGGLWWTNSAAGHFNAKQDELQKLDLSLKL